Proteins encoded by one window of Micromonospora coxensis:
- a CDS encoding acyltransferase family protein: protein MLLIRADGGAPAATVPASRLPSLTGLRWVAAMLVFGYHAGTMRIVGDPDAKAVVDGLFTLGLSGVQFFFILSGFVLVWSARDGERRRDFWRRRLAKIYPNHVLTWAAALLVMWWFADPVVPRAALENLFLVQAWDPTPGYFYSINSVSWSLSCELFFYLCLPLVLPALRRAPAGLLWAVVVAVPLVIVALWPGQLLVPKESTWWFTQIFPLVRSTEFWLGVAAAELLRRGRWRGPALPLASVIFVATWVVAGQWIRAELWAAILSAAYVLVIAAAADADVRGRRSPWRHPRLVWLGEVSFAFYLVHVLVMVTVLRAAGYLGVGLPGWWGPLVVLGFLAVNLLLAGLMHRWVETPMMRRLAPRRRPAPAGPPATVAPAGSPDGVVSAGSPDPVVSAGSPATVALGGPSPAAVAGPGGAAMPAAREDATARPRSVPAPSPRPAAGESSAGRPVEYAHRRDPA from the coding sequence GTGTTGTTGATCCGTGCCGACGGCGGCGCCCCCGCCGCCACCGTGCCGGCGAGCCGGTTGCCGTCGCTGACCGGGCTGCGCTGGGTGGCCGCGATGCTGGTCTTCGGCTACCACGCCGGCACCATGCGGATCGTCGGCGACCCCGACGCCAAGGCGGTGGTCGACGGGCTGTTCACCCTCGGGCTGTCCGGGGTGCAGTTCTTCTTCATCCTCAGCGGCTTCGTGCTGGTCTGGTCGGCCCGCGACGGCGAGCGGCGGCGCGACTTCTGGCGGCGGCGGCTCGCCAAGATCTACCCGAACCATGTGCTGACCTGGGCGGCGGCCCTGCTGGTGATGTGGTGGTTCGCCGACCCGGTGGTGCCCCGCGCGGCCCTGGAGAACCTCTTCCTCGTGCAGGCGTGGGACCCGACGCCGGGCTACTTCTACAGCATCAACTCGGTGAGCTGGTCGCTCTCCTGCGAGCTGTTCTTCTACCTCTGCCTGCCGCTGGTGCTGCCGGCGCTGCGCCGGGCCCCCGCCGGCCTGCTCTGGGCGGTGGTGGTGGCGGTGCCGCTGGTGATCGTGGCGCTCTGGCCGGGGCAGCTCCTGGTGCCGAAGGAGAGCACCTGGTGGTTCACCCAGATCTTCCCGCTGGTCCGCTCGACCGAGTTCTGGCTGGGCGTGGCCGCCGCCGAGCTGCTGCGGCGCGGCCGGTGGCGCGGGCCGGCGCTGCCGCTGGCCAGCGTCATCTTCGTGGCCACCTGGGTGGTCGCGGGGCAGTGGATCCGGGCCGAACTGTGGGCGGCCATCCTCTCCGCCGCGTACGTCCTGGTGATCGCCGCCGCCGCGGACGCCGACGTGCGCGGCCGGCGCTCGCCGTGGCGGCATCCCCGGCTGGTCTGGCTCGGTGAGGTGTCCTTCGCCTTCTACCTGGTGCACGTGCTGGTGATGGTCACCGTGCTGCGGGCCGCCGGGTACCTCGGGGTCGGGCTGCCCGGCTGGTGGGGGCCGCTGGTGGTGCTCGGCTTCCTGGCGGTCAACCTGCTGCTCGCCGGGCTGATGCACCGCTGGGTCGAGACGCCGATGATGCGCCGCCTCGCGCCCCGCCGCCGCCCGGCTCCCGCCGGCCCGCCGGCCACTGTCGCCCCCGCCGGGTCGCCGGACGGGGTCGTCTCCGCCGGGTCGCCGGACCCGGTCGTCTCCGCCGGGTCGCCGGCCACCGTCGCTCTCGGTGGTCCGTCGCCCGCCGCCGTCGCCGGTCCGGGCGGCGCCGCGATGCCGGCCGCGCGGGAGGACGCCACCGCCCGGCCCCGGTCCGTGCCCGCCCCGTCGCCGCGTCCGGCCGCCGGCGAGTCGTCCGCCGGCCGACCCGTCGAGTACGCGCACCGGCGCGACCCGGCCTGA
- a CDS encoding alpha/beta fold hydrolase — protein MDDDAGSGRVLVLLHGMGATGEVWLPWAPLLQQRWAGRWLAPDLAGHGYAPPLPRYSFTGLADRVADGLARLGDRSPRRLVLLGHSLGGVVALALAARAGGLPVDAVVGLGIKAVWSPAELDKAGELARRPVTWFATRDEAARRYLRVAGLTGLFAPDHPVVEAGLRREDGRWCLAMDPGAFAVGAPDLPALLSGTDVPVLLARGEHDPMVTDAQLATLGVPVATLPGLGHNAHVEDPAAVLALLDAYR, from the coding sequence ATGGACGACGACGCGGGATCCGGACGGGTCCTCGTGCTGCTGCACGGCATGGGCGCGACCGGCGAGGTGTGGCTGCCCTGGGCGCCGCTGCTCCAGCAGCGCTGGGCCGGTCGCTGGCTGGCGCCCGACCTGGCCGGCCACGGGTACGCCCCACCGCTGCCGCGGTACTCCTTCACCGGCCTGGCCGACCGGGTCGCCGACGGGCTCGCCCGGCTCGGCGACCGGTCGCCACGGCGGCTGGTGCTGCTCGGTCACTCCCTCGGCGGCGTGGTCGCGCTGGCGCTGGCCGCCCGCGCCGGTGGGCTGCCGGTCGACGCGGTCGTCGGGCTCGGCATCAAGGCGGTGTGGTCCCCGGCCGAGCTGGACAAGGCCGGTGAGCTGGCCCGACGCCCGGTGACCTGGTTCGCCACCCGGGACGAGGCGGCCCGCCGCTACCTGCGGGTGGCCGGGCTGACCGGCCTGTTCGCACCCGACCACCCGGTCGTCGAGGCGGGACTGCGGCGGGAGGACGGGCGGTGGTGCCTGGCCATGGACCCGGGGGCGTTCGCGGTCGGCGCCCCCGACCTGCCGGCGCTGCTGTCGGGCACCGACGTGCCGGTGCTGCTGGCCCGGGGCGAGCACGACCCGATGGTCACCGACGCTCAACTCGCCACGCTCGGTGTGCCGGTGGCGACCCTGCCCGGCCTGGGCCACAACGCGCACGTCGAGGACCCGGCGGCGGTGCTCGCGCTGCTCGACGCGTACCGGTGA
- a CDS encoding glycosyltransferase family 2 protein, which yields MVNQPAPVPLLSVVVPVHGVEAYLHQCLDSIRTDVPAGERDAVEIVAVDDASPDRCGELLRAYAATHPGVRTVHLSSNVGLGPARNAGLEVAAGEYVWFVDSDDWLPSGTLPAVLDRLRAHHPDVLLLDHLRVHEDGRREVDASSPLLRGTPDVVRLADRPQLLRVQHTAWNKVVRRAFLDELELRFHPGWYEDIPFSHPLLIGAEKISVLDRVCYLYRQGRQGAITSTRSGRHFDAFDQYDRLLDWVRRRHPDPRLHAELFGLMVNHMLVVVGNDDRLHPHLRRDFFRRVAEQYRKHLPEGGYPLPGGVAGLKHRLVGRNSYLAYAALRRAHRLAGAARRASAAAPASTAQPPTPEATPATRPDAPATRPTR from the coding sequence GTGGTCAACCAGCCCGCGCCCGTCCCGCTGCTCAGCGTCGTCGTGCCCGTCCACGGGGTCGAGGCGTACCTGCACCAGTGCCTCGACTCGATCCGCACGGACGTCCCGGCGGGTGAGCGGGACGCGGTCGAGATCGTCGCCGTCGACGACGCCTCGCCGGACCGCTGCGGTGAGCTGCTGCGCGCGTACGCCGCCACCCACCCCGGGGTCCGCACGGTGCACCTGAGCAGCAACGTCGGCCTCGGCCCCGCCCGCAACGCCGGCCTGGAGGTGGCCGCCGGGGAGTACGTCTGGTTCGTCGACAGTGACGACTGGCTGCCCTCCGGCACGCTGCCCGCCGTGCTGGACCGGCTGCGCGCGCACCACCCCGACGTGCTGCTCCTGGATCACCTGCGGGTGCACGAGGACGGCCGGCGGGAGGTCGACGCGAGCAGCCCGCTGCTGCGCGGGACGCCGGACGTGGTGCGGCTGGCCGACCGGCCGCAACTGCTGCGGGTGCAGCACACCGCGTGGAACAAGGTGGTCCGCCGGGCCTTCCTGGACGAGCTGGAGCTGCGCTTCCACCCGGGCTGGTACGAGGACATCCCGTTCAGCCACCCACTGCTGATCGGCGCGGAGAAGATCTCCGTGCTGGACCGGGTCTGCTACCTCTACCGGCAGGGTCGGCAGGGCGCGATCACCTCCACCCGCAGCGGCCGGCACTTCGACGCCTTCGACCAGTACGACCGGCTGCTCGACTGGGTCCGGCGGCGGCACCCGGACCCGCGGCTGCACGCCGAGCTGTTCGGGCTGATGGTCAACCACATGCTGGTCGTGGTGGGCAACGACGACCGGCTGCACCCGCACCTGCGCCGGGACTTCTTCCGCCGGGTGGCCGAGCAGTACCGTAAGCACCTGCCGGAGGGCGGCTACCCGCTCCCGGGCGGGGTGGCGGGGCTCAAGCACCGGCTGGTCGGCCGGAACAGCTACCTCGCGTACGCGGCGCTGCGGCGGGCCCACCGGCTGGCCGGCGCGGCCCGGCGGGCGAGCGCCGCCGCCCCCGCGAGCACGGCGCAGCCGCCCACCCCGGAAGCCACCCCGGCGACCCGGCCGGACGCACCGGCCACCCGCCCCACGCGGTGA
- a CDS encoding bifunctional cytidylyltransferase/SDR family oxidoreductase: MTQDHTTGPDAAPETPAPWRPSRTVAVVLAGGTGTRLGLGIPKQLLKIAGKPIIEHTLAVFEAAPEIDEIIVLMATGHVDQAQQIVDKAGFRKVSKVIEGGDTRNATTRIALDAVGEGDVNILFHDAVRPLVSARIVRECVNALWTYSAVDVAIPSADTIIQVDENECITDIPVRATLRRGQTPQAFRSGTIREAYRRAEGDPHFAATDDCGVVLRYLPGTPIKVIDGSDENIKVTHPVDVHLADKLFQLAAAQAPRLTDRGYAEELAGRTVVIFGGSYGIGHDLAELARRYGAQVFPFSRSSTGTHVERAEDVEAALKTAFEATGRIDHVVVTAGILEKGALTDMDQETMDRVLQVNFVGPVIAARQSLPYLQQTKGQLLLYTSSSYTRGRAQYALYSSTKAALVNLTQALADEWAEFGVRVNCINPERTATPMRTKAFGEEPEHTLLAAETVAQSSLDVLISDLTGQVIDVRRAPGEPAPVPAQPTAAEADRLAGGVAAG, from the coding sequence GGCATCCCGAAGCAGCTGCTGAAGATCGCCGGCAAGCCGATCATCGAACACACCCTGGCCGTCTTCGAGGCCGCCCCGGAGATCGACGAGATCATCGTGCTGATGGCCACCGGTCACGTCGACCAGGCCCAGCAGATCGTCGACAAGGCCGGCTTCCGCAAGGTCAGCAAGGTGATCGAGGGCGGCGACACCCGTAACGCCACCACCCGGATCGCGCTGGACGCCGTCGGCGAGGGCGACGTCAACATCCTCTTCCACGACGCCGTCCGGCCGCTGGTCAGCGCCCGGATCGTGCGCGAGTGCGTCAACGCCCTCTGGACCTACTCCGCGGTGGACGTGGCGATCCCGTCGGCCGACACGATCATCCAGGTCGACGAGAACGAGTGCATCACCGACATCCCGGTCCGCGCCACCCTGCGCCGCGGCCAGACCCCGCAGGCGTTCCGCTCCGGCACCATCCGCGAGGCGTACCGGCGCGCCGAGGGCGACCCCCACTTCGCCGCCACCGACGACTGCGGCGTGGTGCTGCGCTACCTGCCCGGCACGCCGATCAAGGTGATCGACGGCTCGGACGAGAACATCAAGGTCACCCACCCGGTCGACGTGCACCTGGCCGACAAGCTCTTCCAGCTCGCCGCCGCCCAGGCCCCGCGCCTGACCGACCGCGGCTACGCCGAGGAGCTGGCCGGTCGGACCGTCGTCATCTTCGGCGGCAGCTACGGCATCGGCCACGACCTGGCCGAGCTGGCCCGCCGCTACGGCGCACAGGTCTTCCCGTTCAGCCGCTCCAGCACCGGCACCCACGTCGAGCGCGCCGAGGACGTCGAGGCCGCGCTGAAGACCGCCTTCGAGGCCACCGGCCGGATCGACCACGTGGTGGTCACCGCCGGCATCCTGGAGAAGGGCGCGCTGACCGACATGGACCAGGAGACCATGGACCGGGTGCTCCAGGTCAACTTCGTCGGGCCGGTCATCGCCGCCCGGCAGTCGCTGCCGTACCTGCAGCAGACCAAGGGCCAGCTGCTGCTCTACACCTCCAGCTCCTACACCCGGGGCCGGGCCCAGTACGCCCTCTACTCCTCCACCAAGGCCGCCCTGGTCAACCTGACCCAGGCGCTGGCCGACGAGTGGGCCGAGTTCGGCGTCCGGGTCAACTGCATCAACCCGGAGCGCACCGCCACCCCGATGCGCACCAAGGCGTTCGGCGAGGAGCCGGAGCACACCCTGCTGGCGGCCGAGACGGTCGCCCAGTCCTCGCTCGACGTGCTGATCTCCGACCTCACCGGCCAGGTCATCGACGTACGCCGGGCGCCGGGCGAGCCGGCCCCGGTGCCGGCGCAGCCCACCGCCGCCGAGGCCGACCGGCTGGCCGGCGGCGTCGCGGCCGGCTGA
- a CDS encoding CDP-glycerol glycerophosphotransferase family protein, with translation MRGDLVRKLIARGLTTGLAVVAFLVVALTGATVAGLALAVAALAAAAVERRVRANADITAETVLLAAGILIGYARRLDDGFDPVLAATALVLLGLVLLVGPLREAGNLEIRAANLPVRTWTPVLAARLGGGLLALLGAVAVAAALALPAVVALAAALLVAGGCAAVGLDLARRRFRPSAGGGPVARALRAHRPEFLLYFSAPPGSEYQVTMWLPYLERLGRPFLVMLREPEFLPTIAAATSAPVVYCPTLKAMDEALAPSLRVAFYVNHGAKNSHCIRFHQLTHVQLHHGDSDKAPSANPVSAIFDRIFVAGPAAIERYARAGVEIPAEKFVVVGRPQVEAIEVRTTPARGLTAPTVLYTPTWTGHHADANYCSLPVAETLLRRLLDRGATVILRAHPYTTQNPASARQLARLTELLAADRARTGRAHLWGAAASRELTLTDCVNRADALVSDVSGVISDFLYSGKPYAVTDMGVDGDDFVARFPLAGSGYVLRRDMSDVDDVLTRLLDTDPLAEARWETRRRYLGDFPAASYAEGFLEAARRELDGDWTPPSPRGADALPDASPLSPTA, from the coding sequence ATGCGTGGTGACCTGGTCAGGAAGCTGATCGCACGGGGCCTGACCACCGGCCTGGCCGTGGTCGCGTTCCTGGTGGTGGCGCTCACCGGCGCGACCGTCGCCGGCCTGGCGCTGGCGGTGGCCGCGCTGGCGGCGGCGGCCGTGGAGCGCCGGGTCCGGGCCAACGCCGACATCACCGCCGAGACGGTGCTGCTCGCGGCCGGCATCCTGATCGGGTACGCCCGCCGGCTCGACGACGGCTTCGACCCGGTGCTGGCGGCGACCGCGCTGGTGCTGCTCGGGCTGGTGCTGCTCGTCGGTCCGCTGCGCGAGGCCGGCAACCTGGAGATCCGGGCGGCGAACCTGCCGGTGCGCACCTGGACGCCGGTGCTGGCCGCGCGGCTCGGCGGCGGGCTGCTGGCCCTGCTCGGGGCGGTGGCGGTCGCCGCCGCCCTCGCGCTGCCCGCCGTCGTCGCGCTGGCCGCCGCGCTGCTGGTGGCCGGCGGGTGCGCGGCGGTCGGCCTCGACCTGGCCCGGCGGCGGTTCCGCCCGAGCGCCGGGGGCGGGCCGGTGGCCCGGGCGCTGCGGGCGCACCGGCCGGAGTTCCTGCTGTACTTCTCCGCCCCGCCCGGGTCGGAGTACCAGGTGACCATGTGGCTGCCGTACCTGGAGCGGCTCGGCCGACCGTTCCTGGTGATGCTGCGCGAGCCGGAGTTCCTGCCGACCATCGCCGCGGCGACCTCCGCCCCGGTGGTCTACTGCCCCACCCTGAAGGCGATGGACGAGGCGCTGGCGCCGAGCCTGCGGGTGGCGTTCTACGTCAACCACGGCGCGAAGAACAGCCACTGCATCCGGTTCCACCAGCTCACCCACGTGCAGTTGCACCACGGCGACAGTGACAAGGCGCCCAGCGCCAACCCGGTCTCGGCGATCTTCGACCGGATCTTCGTGGCCGGCCCGGCCGCCATCGAGCGGTACGCCCGGGCCGGCGTGGAGATCCCGGCGGAGAAGTTCGTCGTGGTCGGCCGGCCCCAGGTCGAGGCGATCGAGGTACGCACCACGCCGGCGCGCGGCCTGACCGCCCCGACCGTGCTGTACACGCCGACCTGGACGGGGCACCACGCCGACGCCAACTACTGCTCGCTGCCGGTGGCCGAGACGCTGCTGCGCCGCCTGCTCGACCGGGGCGCCACGGTGATCCTGCGGGCGCACCCGTACACCACGCAGAACCCGGCGTCGGCGCGACAGCTCGCCCGGCTGACCGAACTGCTCGCCGCCGACCGCGCCCGCACCGGTCGGGCGCACCTGTGGGGTGCGGCGGCCAGCCGGGAGCTGACCCTGACCGACTGCGTCAACCGCGCCGACGCGCTGGTCTCCGACGTGTCCGGGGTGATCTCCGACTTCCTCTACTCCGGCAAGCCGTACGCGGTGACCGACATGGGGGTGGACGGCGACGACTTCGTGGCCCGGTTCCCGCTGGCCGGCTCGGGCTACGTGCTGCGCCGGGACATGTCCGACGTGGACGACGTGCTGACCCGGCTGCTGGACACCGACCCGCTGGCCGAGGCCCGCTGGGAGACCCGCCGCCGGTACCTCGGCGACTTCCCGGCCGCCTCGTACGCCGAGGGCTTCCTGGAGGCGGCCCGGCGCGAGCTGGACGGCGACTGGACGCCACCGTCGCCGCGCGGCGCGGACGCGCTGCCGGACGCCTCGCCGCTCTCCCCCACCGCCTGA
- a CDS encoding S1 family peptidase: MARGISLHRTRGRWARALVALLAGLSLTAGLTGPASAAPQPIVGGELQSDADGLAALMVDGRYQCSGSIVSNYWVLTAKHCLYDGNGRIADSRLSVRVKSIYWNSGGGVVYISTSRVRTSHDIAMLKLNRSANAQPVRLPTATTKVGATTYVFGWGRTCAGCAPSTTLRRATQYVQSIDDTDYYGGRGIRTTGLNGDVCFGDSGGPLFKLVDGLRYQVGVLSAVNSANCDNQAFYATVPESRDWILNVMATV; encoded by the coding sequence ATGGCACGGGGGATCTCCTTGCACCGCACCCGGGGGCGGTGGGCGCGCGCGCTCGTCGCGCTGCTCGCCGGGCTGTCGCTCACCGCGGGGCTCACCGGGCCGGCCTCGGCCGCGCCGCAGCCCATCGTCGGCGGCGAGCTCCAGTCCGACGCGGACGGCCTGGCCGCCCTGATGGTGGACGGCCGCTACCAGTGCAGCGGCTCGATCGTCAGCAACTACTGGGTGCTGACCGCGAAGCACTGCCTGTACGACGGCAACGGCCGGATCGCGGACTCCCGCCTCTCGGTCCGGGTCAAGAGCATCTACTGGAACAGCGGGGGCGGCGTCGTCTACATCTCCACCTCGCGGGTGCGGACCAGCCACGACATCGCCATGCTCAAGCTGAACCGGTCGGCCAACGCCCAGCCGGTGCGGCTGCCCACCGCCACCACCAAGGTCGGCGCCACCACCTACGTCTTCGGCTGGGGTCGTACCTGCGCCGGCTGCGCCCCGTCGACCACCCTTCGACGGGCGACCCAGTACGTGCAGTCGATCGACGACACCGACTACTACGGCGGCCGGGGCATCCGGACCACGGGCCTCAACGGTGACGTCTGCTTCGGTGACTCGGGCGGCCCGCTGTTCAAGCTGGTCGACGGGCTGCGCTACCAGGTGGGCGTGCTGTCGGCGGTCAACAGTGCCAACTGCGACAACCAGGCCTTCTACGCGACCGTCCCGGAGAGCCGGGACTGGATCCTCAACGTGATGGCCACCGTCTGA
- a CDS encoding C39 family peptidase — protein sequence MNHHLKRQLRRLATERPYQVVAGSAAALLLATGTGALFVGADESPARQQTPAAVAEAAPRLADVATRAQARVATTPAASPSPSASATPAASPTKAKADPDVTRKAAPKPPSSKILDYDYEAQFTYYTCGPAAVRNALSAAGIERTQDELAGPLGTTEMGTNSAQDTTRVLNQVVKGDPYRTRMFAGTPSAAQIDRLRADIVAAVTAERGVVANVAGTVTDTDGGWHSFPGGHYVAVVGYRDGGELVRIADSADPNLPEYWLSTTDLANWIATRGYSA from the coding sequence TTGAATCACCACCTGAAGCGGCAGTTGCGGCGCCTGGCCACCGAGCGCCCGTACCAGGTCGTCGCCGGCTCCGCCGCCGCCCTCCTGCTGGCCACCGGCACCGGTGCGCTGTTCGTCGGCGCCGACGAGTCGCCGGCCCGCCAGCAGACCCCGGCCGCCGTCGCCGAGGCCGCTCCGCGCCTGGCCGACGTGGCCACCCGCGCCCAGGCCCGCGTCGCCACCACCCCGGCGGCCAGCCCCTCGCCCTCGGCGAGCGCCACCCCGGCGGCCAGCCCCACGAAGGCCAAGGCCGACCCGGACGTGACCCGCAAGGCGGCCCCGAAGCCCCCGTCGTCGAAGATCCTCGACTACGACTACGAGGCCCAGTTCACCTACTACACCTGCGGCCCGGCGGCGGTGCGCAACGCGCTCAGCGCGGCCGGCATCGAGCGGACCCAGGACGAGCTGGCCGGGCCGCTGGGCACCACCGAGATGGGCACCAACTCAGCGCAGGACACCACCCGGGTGCTGAACCAGGTCGTCAAGGGCGACCCGTACCGGACCCGGATGTTCGCCGGCACCCCGAGCGCGGCCCAGATCGACCGGCTCCGGGCCGACATCGTCGCCGCGGTCACCGCCGAGCGGGGCGTGGTGGCCAACGTGGCCGGCACGGTCACCGACACCGACGGCGGCTGGCACTCCTTCCCGGGCGGCCACTACGTGGCGGTGGTCGGCTACCGCGACGGCGGTGAGCTGGTCCGGATCGCCGACTCGGCGGACCCGAACCTGCCGGAGTACTGGCTGAGCACGACCGACCTCGCGAACTGGATCGCCACCCGCGGTTACTCCGCCTGA
- the pseI gene encoding pseudaminic acid synthase: MTSTVKIGPHLVGGGERPFVVAEMSGNHNGDLDRALAIVDAVAASGAHALKLQTYRPDTITIDVDTPAFRISGGHELWGGQNLYRLYEKAHTPYEWHGPIFARARERGLTVFSSPFDPTAVDLLEELDAPAYKIASSELVDLPLIRLVAGTGKPLVISTGMATVAEIDAAVRTAREAGAGGIVLLACTASYPAPPADSNLRRIPVLADLFGVPVGLSDHTPGIGVPVASVALGACFIEKHVTLDRADGGVDSDFSLDPAELAALVVESERAHAALGGTRVGPTPAEREGLRFRRSLWVVEDVRAGDPVTARNVRSIRPAGGLPPAQIDTVLGRTFTVDVPRGTPLGWDLI, translated from the coding sequence ATGACGTCGACAGTGAAGATCGGACCACACCTCGTCGGAGGCGGGGAGCGACCGTTCGTGGTCGCCGAGATGTCCGGCAACCACAACGGGGACCTGGACCGGGCGCTGGCGATCGTGGACGCCGTCGCCGCCAGCGGCGCCCACGCGCTGAAGCTGCAGACGTACCGGCCGGACACGATCACCATCGACGTCGACACGCCCGCCTTCCGCATCTCCGGCGGGCACGAGCTGTGGGGCGGGCAGAACCTGTACCGCCTCTACGAGAAGGCGCACACCCCGTACGAGTGGCACGGGCCGATCTTCGCGCGGGCCCGCGAGCGCGGGTTGACCGTCTTCTCGTCGCCGTTCGACCCGACGGCCGTCGACCTGCTGGAGGAGCTGGACGCGCCGGCGTACAAGATCGCCTCGTCGGAGCTGGTCGACCTGCCGCTGATCCGGCTGGTGGCCGGCACCGGCAAGCCGCTGGTGATCTCCACCGGGATGGCGACGGTCGCCGAGATCGACGCGGCGGTGCGCACCGCGCGGGAGGCCGGCGCGGGTGGCATCGTCCTGCTGGCCTGCACCGCCTCCTACCCGGCGCCGCCGGCGGACAGCAACCTGCGCCGGATCCCGGTGCTGGCCGACCTGTTCGGCGTGCCGGTGGGCCTGTCCGACCACACCCCGGGGATCGGGGTGCCGGTCGCCTCGGTGGCGCTGGGCGCCTGCTTCATCGAGAAGCACGTGACGCTGGACCGCGCCGACGGCGGGGTGGACTCGGACTTCTCACTGGACCCGGCGGAGCTGGCCGCCCTGGTCGTGGAGTCGGAGCGGGCGCACGCGGCGCTCGGCGGCACCCGGGTCGGCCCGACCCCGGCCGAGCGGGAGGGACTGCGCTTCCGCCGGTCGCTCTGGGTCGTCGAGGACGTCCGGGCCGGCGACCCGGTGACCGCGCGCAACGTCCGCTCGATCCGCCCGGCCGGTGGCCTGCCGCCGGCGCAGATCGACACGGTGCTCGGTCGTACCTTCACCGTCGACGTCCCGCGCGGCACCCCGCTGGGCTGGGACCTGATCTGA
- a CDS encoding arginase family protein: protein MRLTVLEVPQWQGSSSRTAHRLRRGSAALARMLPADERVVAAVDQRPGRPSGGVAALDVLADNLAACRAALARVAGGLVVTVGGDCGVELAPVEAALAGHGDDLALVWFDAHADLNTATSSPSHAFHGMVLRALLGEGPAALTPARTLSAARLVLAGVRALDPGERAYVRDNAVTLLDAGRLAEPAELVAAVAATGARTVYVHIDLDVLDPGEFAAVGCPEPGGLTPQRLVAAVAALAGRFRLAGVGMTEYEPDHPHDEEVLARLAAALGPVLCAGPDEAD from the coding sequence ATGCGCCTGACCGTCCTGGAGGTGCCGCAGTGGCAGGGCTCCAGCTCCCGCACCGCCCACCGGCTCCGACGTGGCAGCGCCGCCCTCGCCCGGATGCTCCCGGCGGACGAGCGTGTGGTGGCGGCGGTCGACCAGCGGCCGGGCCGGCCGTCCGGCGGGGTGGCGGCGCTGGACGTCCTGGCCGACAACCTGGCCGCCTGTCGCGCGGCGCTCGCCCGGGTCGCCGGGGGACTGGTGGTCACCGTCGGTGGTGACTGCGGCGTGGAGTTGGCCCCGGTCGAGGCCGCGCTCGCCGGGCACGGCGACGACCTCGCGCTGGTCTGGTTCGACGCCCACGCCGATCTGAACACGGCGACCTCGTCGCCGTCCCACGCGTTCCACGGCATGGTCCTGCGGGCCCTGCTCGGCGAGGGGCCGGCCGCGCTGACGCCGGCCCGGACGCTGTCCGCGGCACGGCTGGTCCTGGCCGGCGTACGGGCCCTCGACCCGGGCGAGCGCGCCTACGTCCGGGACAACGCGGTCACCCTGCTCGACGCCGGACGGCTCGCCGAACCCGCCGAACTGGTCGCCGCCGTGGCCGCCACCGGCGCCCGCACCGTCTACGTGCACATCGACCTCGACGTGCTCGACCCCGGGGAGTTCGCCGCCGTCGGTTGCCCCGAGCCGGGCGGGCTCACCCCGCAGCGGCTGGTCGCCGCCGTGGCGGCCCTGGCCGGCCGGTTCCGGCTCGCCGGCGTCGGGATGACCGAGTACGAACCCGACCATCCGCACGACGAGGAGGTGCTCGCCCGGCTCGCCGCCGCGCTCGGCCCCGTCCTGTGCGCCGGGCCCGACGAGGCCGACTGA